The DNA sequence GTCTGATCCGCTTCGGATCGCGCACGGACCTGCACCTGCCGCCGGGGGTGGAGCCGCTCGTCCGCGTGGGGGATCGGGTCAGGGGCGGCCTGACGATCATGGCGCGCGCCCTGCCGAAGGAGCAGGCGGGCCGGGTCGCGGGGATGGGCGCATGAGAGTCAGGGAGCGGACCCGGTTCCGGCGCGGCGCGTACCTCATCCCGAGCCTGTTCACCACCGGCAACCTGCTCTGCGGCTACATCGCCGTCGTGCGCAGCATCCAGGGGGAGTTCGAATGGGCCGCGATCGCCCTGTTCATCGCCGCTCTCCTGGATCGGCTCGACGGATGGGTGGCGCGGCTCACCGGGACGACAAGCGATTTCGGCGTGCAGTTCGATTCCCTGGCGGACGTAATCTCGTTCGGCATCGCGCCGGCGCTGCTGGCTTACATGTGGGCCCTCTCGGCGCTGCCGCCGCCCTGGTCCCTGAGCCCGTTCCTCTTCCTGGCGACCAGCGCGGCCCGGCTCGCCCGCTTCAACATCCAGGCCCCCACTCTGGACAAGCGCTACTTCGTGGGACTGCCGACCCCGGCGGCCGCCTGCGCCATCGCGGCCAGCGTGTTTTACGACCCGTCGCGCGTCGCCGACCCGATCACCGGTGTGCTCGTGATGGTCCTGGTGATCACCCTGTCCATCCTGATGGTCAGCAAGGTGCGCTACCGCTCCTTCAAGGAGATCGACCTGCGTCGGCGGGTCCGCTGGGTGATCGTCATCGTGATGGCCCTGGTCATCGTCCTGGTCGCGGGGTATCCTCGCGAGGTGGGGCTGCTCCTGAGCTTCGCCTACCTTCTCTCGGGGCTCCTGCCACGTCTGCGTCCGGCCGGGCAGAAGGAGCCGAGGCCCGCCCCCGCAGGAGGACGCGATGGCCGCGCCTGAAGTCGCCCGGTTTCGCCGCCGCGCCCACGTAGCGGTGTTCGACGCGACGACGCTCGCCGCCAAGGGAGTGAAGGACCAGCTGGTCGCGCGATCGTTCCCGACCGCCTCCGTGCGGATGTTCACCTCGAGCACCGATCCCGACTTCAATCTCACAGAGTTCGCGGGAGAGCCGGTACTCCTGTCCCCCCCCGATCTCGACACCCTGGGGAACCTGGACGTCGCGTTCCTGTGCGGCACGCGGCAGGAAGGGGAGAAGTACCTCGATTGGGCCGGGCGGGCCGGCTTTTCGGCGATCGACCTGACCGGCGCGTCGATCGGCGCCGGAGAGGTCCCTCTGGTCAACGCGTCCGTCAATCCCGAGGCGATCCCTGCCGGGCCCGGTGTCGTGGGCTCGCCGCACGCGGTGGCGCAGATGCTGTCGACGCTCCTCGCCCCCGTCCGCAGACAGTGCGGGTTGAAGGAGGCCGTGGTCGTGGTCCTGCAGCCGGCCTCCGAGCGGGGCCAGGAGGGGATCGACGAGCTGTACCGCCAGTCGGTCAGCCTGATGAACTTCCAGGATATGCCGAAGGAAGTCTTCGGGCGCCAGCTCGCGTTCAATCTCGTCCCCGGCTGGCTGGCGGAAGAGGGAAAGGGTGCGGTGGCGACGCACGCCGATCTGGAGCGGCAGGTTCTGCGCGTCACCGGAGGCGGCTACGATCTCGGCATCCAGATCGTCGACGCGCCGGTGTTTCACGGTCACGCGGTCATGGCGCACCTTGTGCTGCGCGAAGGGAAGGGCTCCGACGACCTTCTCGGCTCCTATAGAGGGATCGACGAAATCAGCATCGGGCGTCGCGGCGACACGGTCACGCCGGTCGAGCGGGCGGGCGACGGCAAGATTCTCGTGGCCGGCGTGCAGCCGGGGCTGCACGCCTCCTCGTTCTGGCTCTGGGCCGTGGCGGACGATCTGGCCGGCGGGCGATCGCGCAACGCCGTGCGCATCGCCGAGGCGATCCTGGAGCGGGAACCGGGGAGGGGGGGCCGGACGTGAGCGGGCGCGCGATCGTCATCCTCGCGCTCCTGGCCGGGGTCCTGCCCCGGCCGTACGAGGTGTCGCGGGCGCAGGACCTGAAGCGCCCGGAGGAGCAGCTGGCGGCGATCTACAGTCTCAAGGTACAGCTCGAGATCGAGCAGCGACGGCTGGACGACGCCCTGCAGCGCTACAGCGAGCAGGCGCGGATGCGCGAGGAGGCGCGCGGCCGGCTGGCGCGCCTGTACGACGAACTCGACGCCATGGTGCAGGGTCGTTCGGACGCCGACGCGGCCCTGATGCGTGACCGCGAGGAGGAGATCCAGAAAGTCGAGCAACAGGTGGAGGTCCTCACGCAGGAGACCCGGCGGATCCGCGCCGACATCAAGGACGCGCACGCGCGCATCGATCTCCTGGGCGAGCGGATCGGCAAGCTGCGCAAGACCCTTCCCTCCGACAACGAGTCTCTGACCGGCGCCTGGGACGTCAGTTATCTCCCGAGCGGTGACAAGGGGGTGTTCTCGCTGCGGCAGTCGGGGACGCTGCTGGTGGGGGAGTACACGCTGGAGGGGGGATGGAAGGGGAGCCTGCAGGGCACCTTCGTGGACGGCAAGGTGCTCCTGCACCGCATCGACTCCAAGCTGGGACGCTCCTCCGATCTCGAAGGCTCCCTGGCACCCGATGGGCGGACGATCCGGGGCACCTGGCAGAGCTTCATCCTGTCGGGCGGCCAGCCCACGTCCGGGCAGTGGGTGGCCCGCAAGCGGCAGGAGAAGGCCGAAGACTAGGAGCCTGTCCCGGGGCGAACGAGACTCAGCCCCCGGCCGCCGTTTCCGTCGCCGCGGTCCCGCGCGGCGACCTCAGATGAAGTGGCGCCGTTCCCGCGTCCGTCTCGGCCCCGGCGGCATCCTTCCGGCGCACCACCACCTGGTAGTCTCCTTCCGCGAGCCCGTCCAGTGGAAGGTTGATCGTGATCGATCCGGGGCCCGGCGCCGGTCCTGCGGTGCCCGCCTGCGCCGGCGTGGGGACGTCGATGCTGCGCAGGTCGCGCGCGCCGTCGCGGATCACCAGGCGGAGGCCGGCCGGGGGGAGCGCCCCTTCGAGGCGGAAGCCGCAGGCCAGGGCCTCGCCGACCGCGAACGTCGTCTTCAGTGTCGGTCCGATCGTGTAGTCGGCCGCCTCGTCCTGGGACGGCGCGGCCGCGCGGCCCGGGGGGACCTCGACCCACAGGCTCTTTTCCGTCATCGAGTAAATCGACAGCCCGAACGTCCCGGGGACGTGGTCCCCCGCGATCCCGGGAAGCTTCAGGCGGGCCGCGCCGAACGTGCCGGCCGCCTGGTCCGAGACGACGGCGGTGATCGTCTGGGCGCCGAGCGGCACGCGGATCCTGCTGTAGAAATCGACGCCCAGGCGGCCCTGGGCGGACGCGTCCGTGAGCGTGATTCGAGCCTCGCGCGCCGCACGGACCGTCTCGTGCAGCGACTCGTCCATCACGACGAACCCCGACTCCAGCCGGGCGGTTGCGCCTTTCGGTTGCGGCACGAACACGACCCGATTGGGCGGAAGATGAACCACCAGGTCGTAGACGCGCGCCGTCCCGCCGGCCGGCCCCGGGACGGCGCTGATCTCGACTCCGAGGTCGGAGTACAGCTCGGGGAGGAGGTAGGCCGCCTCGACCGCGCGCTGGCGCGCCTGCTCGGGGAGCAGGCGCGTGAAGCCGCGCCGCCATCGTAGCGATCCGCTGACGTGCTTCAGGCGCAGCTGCACGGTGTGATACTGCCCGTCGGGCGGGCCTTCCGGGGTATAGCCGATCAGGTAGTAGGCGCGACCCGCGCTCTCCGCCTCGGCCAGTCCCTTGAAGAGATCGTTCGAGGTCGACCGCGTGCCGCCGGTGTTGAGGGCGAGCGTCTCGAGCGCATTGGAACGGCGCACGGAGGCGCGCATCTCGGTGCCCGAGGTGGCGGTCTGCCCGCTCGTCTGCACGCTGTGCAGGGTCACCCCCGCGGCCGCGGCGTCGTGGGCCAGAATCTGGATTTCGTGCGAGAGGTCGTACTTGCGGGCCCGTTCGAGGAAAGCAGACGTGGCGGACGAAGGACCGAAGCGCTGCAGGAAGTCCATGGCGGGGTTCTCCGGCACGCCGTCCCCCATGAAGACGATTGCCTTGTAGCCTGGATAGGGAGCGAGGGAATCGACCAGGGTTGTGAGGGCCCGCAGGAGGTCCCGGGAGCGTGGGGTGAACTCTTCGCCGTAGTTGGTGAACAGGAGATCCAAATGTCTCCCCCCGACCTCGGTGCCGCCCATCGACTGCAGGCTCGCAATCTCCCTCTCGTACTCCCCCTGCCCCGAGTTGTAATCGTTGTATCGTTTCAGGTCGCCGAGCGTGTCCTCGATCGCCCGCGTCAGCGCCGCACGGTCCGTGGTGAAATCGTGCAGGAGCCGTAGCTTCCTGTCGTAGTCGGCCAGGGCGACCTGGTCGCTCGGGAGGAGCGCGCCGTCCAGGAATCGCTCCGTCGCCTTGCGGGCCGCCGTCATTCCATGCGCCGCCGAGGTGCTGTCGTCGAAGAACAGCACGAACCTCCGGGGGAGGCTCCCCGGCGTGCTCGGCGCGCTCGTGCCCCCGCCGGCGGGAGGGGTTGCCGTGACGGGCGCCTGCGCGTCCGGGGAGACCTCGTGGAATTCCAGCGAATGGATCGGTTTGGCGTGACCGTCCACCATGAGGGCGAAATCGTCCGTGGTGAGGTCCCTGATCGGCCGGCCACGGCCGTCGGTGACGTACACCTCGATGAGGACGAGCTCGACGGTGGTCCGCTCGCTCAGGCCGGAGGTGGACTGGGCGGGCGCGGGGAAGCCGTGGGGCACGACCGTGCCCGCGAGCAGCATGGCGATCGGGACGAGAAGCCACGGGCGTGCCTGCGCCAAGGGGGTCCTCCGTGCCCCCCATTATGCCTCGACAGGCCCCCGGTCGGCGTGGATGAATCGGCGCCTCTGCTTCCTTGATTTGTATCAGTCGGCGCAGTAACATCGGCCGCCTTCGAGCGCCTTCCCGGGCGCTCTCACGTGGGGCTGCCCTTTCCATGTCCTACCCTGTGTTCATCGCCGGACGTTACCTGCTGGCGCAGCGCAAGCAGGCCATCATCTATGTCATCTCCCTCATCTCGGTCCTGGGGGTCATCGTCGGCGTGGCGGCGCTCGTGGTGGTCCTGGCGCTGATGACCGGCTTCCAGGACCAGATCCAGGACAAGATCTTCGGGGCGAACGCGCATCTCACGATCTTCTCCTCGTCGAGCGGCCGGCCGCTGGACGACGCCCCGGCGGTGCTGCAACGCCTCAAGGAGTGCGAGCCGGTCGCGGCGGCGGGGGCGGTGGTCTACGAGAAGGGAATGGCGACGAGCGAGCTGAACGCGGCGGGCGCCGCGGTGCTCATCAAGGGGATCGACCCGCAGACGGAGCGCGGCATCACGGAGCTCGCGTCGCAGGTGCGCGGAGATCTCGGCGTCCTGTCCCTGCCGGGAGCCGGCGGACGCGAACGCGCCATCCTGGGAAAGGACCTGGCCCTCAACCTGGGTGTGGGTCCGGGCGACGTGGTGCGCGTGATCATCGCGCAGGCGAACGTCACGCCATTCTTCAGCGTCCCCCGGAGCCGGGAGTTCGAGGTCGCGGGCGTGGCCGACGCCGGCTTCTACGATTACGACAGCAGCCGGATCTACATCTCGCTCGCGGCGGCCCGGCGTTTCGTGGGGCTCCAGCCGGCACAGGCCAGTGCAATCGAGGCGCGGGTGAAGGCTCCCCAGAGACTGCAGGAGGCGTCGCAGGCCGTGCAGAAGACACTCGGGTCCGGCTATTACGTGAACGACCTGATCCGGATGAACAGGACATTCTTCTCGGCCCTGCGGTTCGAGAAGCTCGGCATGTCGATCGCCATCGGCCTCATCGTCCTGGTGGCGGCGCTCAACATCATCTCGATCCTCATCCTCATGGTCATGGAGAAGATGCGCGACATCGGCGTCCTCCTGGCGATGGGGGCGACGTCCCAGGGCATCCGGCGCATCTTCCTCATGCAGGGCCTGATCATCGCGGCCCTCGGCACCGGCGCGGGTATCGTCCTCGGAATACTCCTCGCCTGGATCCTGGACCGCTACCGTCTGATCGCCCTTCCGGTGGACGTCTACTTCATCCCGTACGTGCCGTTCCATATCCGCCCCCTCGATGTCGTGACGGTGGCGGTGGCCACGGTGGGAGTGTCGTTCCTGGCGACGCTCTACCCTTCCTGGAGAGCGGCGCGCCTCGACCCGTCGGAGGCCCTGCGCTATGAGTAGCCCGGCGGGCGAGCCGATCCTGCGTTGCGCCGATCTCTGGAAGTCGTTCGGTCCGGAGGGACGGCGGGTGGAGGTGCTGCGGGGCCTTGACCTGGAGGTGCGGCGCGGGGAGATGGTCGCCGTCCTGGGAGAGTCGGGCACCGGCAAGACCACCCTTCTGCACCTGATCGGCGGCATCGATCGCCCGGACCGGGGCTCGATCCTGTTCCGGGGCCGCGACGTCGCCGCGGCCGGCGCGCACGAGCGGGCCGTCTATCGCAACCGTGACCTGGGGTTCGTGTTCCAGTTCCATCACCTCCTGCCGGAGTTCAGCGCCGTCGAGAACGCCATGATGCCCCTCCTGATCCGCGGGGAGGAGCGGCGCCGGGCCCGGCAGCGCGCCCTGGCGCTGCTGCAGGAGCTCGGGCTCCTCGACAGTGCCGACAGGCGGCCCACGGAGCTGTCGGGGGGCGAGCAGCAGAGGGTGGCGGTGGCGCGCGCCATCGTCGGCGGTCCGGCCCTGCTCCTGGCCGACGAGCCGACGGGCAATCTGGACGAGAGAAACGCCGAGGCCGTCTTCGCGCTCCTCTTCGACCTGCACCGCCGGCGCGGCATGACCACCCTGTTCGTCACCCACAGCGCCCGACTGGCCTCCAAGTGCAGCCGTGTCCTGAGGATGGAGCACGGTTCCTTGACGGATCCGGCGGGCAGCCGGTACAATGTGCAAGCAGGAACCACGCAGGTTCCCCGCTGAAAATTACGGACGGATCGGAACAGTCGGGCGGGCGGGATATGTTCGAGAAGTACACGGAGAAGGCCAAGAAGGTCCTGTTCCTCGCCCGCTACGAGGCCAGCCAGATGGGGAGCAAGGTGATCGGCTCCGAGCACCTGCTCCTGGGACTGATCAAGGAAGGCGACGACCTGGTCCGTGATCTGTTCGGCCGCTCCGGTGTCAACCTGGAGCTGCTGCGGGCCGAGCTGGAGGCCCGCGGACCGTCGGGGGAAAAGCAGGCGGCCCCCATCGAGATCCCGTTCAGCGAAGAGACCAAGAAGATCCTGGCGTGCGCCGAGGAGGAGGCGGAGCGCCTCCTGCATCCGTACGTCAGCGACGAGCACATCCTGCTCGGCCTCCTGCGCGTCGAGGACTCCGCGGCCGGCCGCATCCTGGCCGAGAAGGGGATGCGTCTGTACGCCCTGCGCGAGGACACGGTCGCCGTGTGGAAGCAGCGGGCGCTGCCGAAAAAGGTCAAGGAGACGCCGTTCCTCAACGAGTTCGCGCGCGATCTCTCGGAGATGGCGGCGCGCCAGGTGTTCGATCCCCTCATCGGGCGCGAGAATGAGCTGCAGCGGATGATCCAGGTGCTGTCGCGACGGCGCAAGAACAGCATCGTGCTCCTGGGCGAGCCCGGCGTCGGCAAGACGGCGCTCGTCGAGGGGCTGGCGCAGAGGATCGCCGAAGGGAGCGTGCCGGTGTCCCTCTCCCGCAAGCGCATCCTGGCTCTCGATCTGTGCCTCATCGTGGCCGGCACCAAGTACCGCGGCCAGTTCGAGGAGCGCCTGAAGGGGATCATCTCCGAGATCATCGGGAACGAGGACATCATCATCTTCATCGACGAGATCCACTCGCTCATCGGGGCGGGCTCCGCGGAGGGCTCGCTCGACGCGGCCAGCATCATCAAGCCGGCCCTGTCGCGCGGCGAGGTGCAGTGCATCGGTGCCACCACGCCTAAGGATTATCACCGTTACATCGAGAAGGACCGGGCGCTGGTGCGCCGCTTCCAGCCCATCCGCCTTCACCCGCCCACGGAGGACGAGACCCTCCTGATCCTGAGCGGCGTCAAGGAGCGCTACGAGAAGTTCCACCAGGTCCGCTACACGGAGGAGGGGCTGCGCGCCGCCGTCTCGCTGTCCAACCGCTACATCACCGATCGCTTCCTTCCCGACAAGGCGATCGACGTGATCGACGAGGCCGGGGCGCGCGTCAAGCTTCGCCGGCGCATGAATTACCGCGAGATCCGGGACCTCGAGCGTGACATCGAGCGCGCCGTCAGCAGCATGAAGAATTACCTGTTCCGCAAGGACTTCGAAAAGGCGGTGAAGCAGCACGACGAGGAGATCCTCCTCAGGAAGAAGTACGACGAGTTCAAGGTGCGCGAGGAGGAGGAGCGCCGCGCCGTCCTCGAGGTGACCCAGGAGGACATCGAAGAGGTGATCTCCAAGTGGACCGGGATCCCGATCTCCTCGGTGAAGAAGGAGGAGGCGGAGCGGCTCATCAGGATGGAGGAGTTCCTGCACCGGCGCATCGTCGGGCAGGATGAGGCGATCTCGGCCCTGGCGCGCGCCACCCGGAGGCAGCGCGCGGGGCTGAAGAACCCGCTGCGGCCGGTCGGCTCGTTCATCTTCCTGGGTCCGACCGGCGTCGGCAAGACGGAGGTGGCCAAGGGGATCGCCGAGTTCCTGTTCGGCGACGAGAAGTCGCTCGTGCGCTTCGACATGTCGGAGTACATGGAGAAGCACGCCATCGCCAAGATGATCGGCTCGCCCCCCGGCTACGTCGGCTACGAGGAGGGCGGGCAGCTCACCGAGCGCGTGAAGCGGAGGCCCTACAGCGTGATCCTGCTGGACGAGATCGAGAAGGCCCACCCCGACGTGCTGAACGTCCTCCTTCAAGTCCTGGAGGACGGCCAGATCACCGACGCCTTCGGAGACACGATCGACTTCAAGAACGGCCTCGTGGTGATGACGAGCAACATCGGCTCCCAACTGATCCAGAAGGGCCGGTCCATGGGATTCCGCAGCCCGGACGATCGGCAGCGCGACTACCGCGAGCGCCGCGATCTGGTGCTGAAGGAGGTCAAGACCGTCCTCAATCCCGAGTTCATCAACCGCGTCGACGAGATCATCGTCTTCGACGCGCTGTCGGATGACGACCTGCTGGCGATCGCCCGCTTGATGATCAGCCAGCTCAACGCCAGCCTGGCGGATCGGGGGGTCCGCCTGACGCTCACCGACGAAGCGTACCGCTGGCTGATCGACAAGACGTGCAGCGATCGTTCCTACGGCGCGCGCCCGCTCCGCCGTGCCATCCAGAAGAATATTGAGGATGCCCTGTCGGAGAGTCTCATTCTCGGAAAGTTCCCCGAGAACGGGGAGATCGAGATCTTCGTCGATCAGGAGCGGCTGGCCTTCCGGGAGCCGATCGAGATCGCCCGCTGATACCGAATCCCGCCACTACCGCGCCCGTACGGTGCCGCTAGGAGACCGCGTGCCGCGCGCCGTACGTGTCTGCCCGCCGGTGTTCGCAGCGATCCTGGCCCTCGCCGTCCCTCTGACCATCATCCGGGGCGCTGTCCCGCTCGCCGCTCCGGATGGACAGGTCGCGACCAGCGCTCAGGAGGCCTCCCCGGGGCCCACGCCAGCGGGCGCCGCGCCGCCCGGCCCGGCCCCGTCACCCACCCCGGCCCCCCCGGCCGAGGCGGCCCCCTCCCCGCAGGACAAGAACCGCGGACCCGAGACGGGGCCGCAATCTCCGGAACCCGGACCCGGGGGAGAGCCGGAGGGGGCCACGGCACCGGAGGCCCCGGCCGGCGGAGGGAAGGGAGTCATCGGACGGATCGTCGTGGACGGCAACATCCGGGTGTCGGACACCGCGTTCTTCAACAGCCTGCACCTCAAGTCGGGCGACCCGTACGACGAGCGCGCCATCCAGGACGAGTTCCGCCGCCTCTGGGACCTGGACCTCTTCGACGACATCAACGTCGAATCGCGCAAGCGCGAGGGGAACGTCTACGACTTGATCTTCCACGTGCGCGATCGGCCTCTGGTGGGGAACGTCGCGTTCGTCGGCATGAAGGCCGTGACCGAGGCCAACATCCAGGAACGGCTGAACCAGGCGAAGTGCGAGG is a window from the Candidatus Dormiibacterota bacterium genome containing:
- the pssA gene encoding CDP-diacylglycerol--serine O-phosphatidyltransferase — translated: MRVRERTRFRRGAYLIPSLFTTGNLLCGYIAVVRSIQGEFEWAAIALFIAALLDRLDGWVARLTGTTSDFGVQFDSLADVISFGIAPALLAYMWALSALPPPWSLSPFLFLATSAARLARFNIQAPTLDKRYFVGLPTPAAACAIAASVFYDPSRVADPITGVLVMVLVITLSILMVSKVRYRSFKEIDLRRRVRWVIVIVMALVIVLVAGYPREVGLLLSFAYLLSGLLPRLRPAGQKEPRPAPAGGRDGRA
- a CDS encoding Asd/ArgC dimerization domain-containing protein, which translates into the protein MAAPEVARFRRRAHVAVFDATTLAAKGVKDQLVARSFPTASVRMFTSSTDPDFNLTEFAGEPVLLSPPDLDTLGNLDVAFLCGTRQEGEKYLDWAGRAGFSAIDLTGASIGAGEVPLVNASVNPEAIPAGPGVVGSPHAVAQMLSTLLAPVRRQCGLKEAVVVVLQPASERGQEGIDELYRQSVSLMNFQDMPKEVFGRQLAFNLVPGWLAEEGKGAVATHADLERQVLRVTGGGYDLGIQIVDAPVFHGHAVMAHLVLREGKGSDDLLGSYRGIDEISIGRRGDTVTPVERAGDGKILVAGVQPGLHASSFWLWAVADDLAGGRSRNAVRIAEAILEREPGRGGRT
- a CDS encoding VWA domain-containing protein; amino-acid sequence: MAQARPWLLVPIAMLLAGTVVPHGFPAPAQSTSGLSERTTVELVLIEVYVTDGRGRPIRDLTTDDFALMVDGHAKPIHSLEFHEVSPDAQAPVTATPPAGGGTSAPSTPGSLPRRFVLFFDDSTSAAHGMTAARKATERFLDGALLPSDQVALADYDRKLRLLHDFTTDRAALTRAIEDTLGDLKRYNDYNSGQGEYEREIASLQSMGGTEVGGRHLDLLFTNYGEEFTPRSRDLLRALTTLVDSLAPYPGYKAIVFMGDGVPENPAMDFLQRFGPSSATSAFLERARKYDLSHEIQILAHDAAAAGVTLHSVQTSGQTATSGTEMRASVRRSNALETLALNTGGTRSTSNDLFKGLAEAESAGRAYYLIGYTPEGPPDGQYHTVQLRLKHVSGSLRWRRGFTRLLPEQARQRAVEAAYLLPELYSDLGVEISAVPGPAGGTARVYDLVVHLPPNRVVFVPQPKGATARLESGFVVMDESLHETVRAAREARITLTDASAQGRLGVDFYSRIRVPLGAQTITAVVSDQAAGTFGAARLKLPGIAGDHVPGTFGLSIYSMTEKSLWVEVPPGRAAAPSQDEAADYTIGPTLKTTFAVGEALACGFRLEGALPPAGLRLVIRDGARDLRSIDVPTPAQAGTAGPAPGPGSITINLPLDGLAEGDYQVVVRRKDAAGAETDAGTAPLHLRSPRGTAATETAAGG
- a CDS encoding FtsX-like permease family protein encodes the protein MSYPVFIAGRYLLAQRKQAIIYVISLISVLGVIVGVAALVVVLALMTGFQDQIQDKIFGANAHLTIFSSSSGRPLDDAPAVLQRLKECEPVAAAGAVVYEKGMATSELNAAGAAVLIKGIDPQTERGITELASQVRGDLGVLSLPGAGGRERAILGKDLALNLGVGPGDVVRVIIAQANVTPFFSVPRSREFEVAGVADAGFYDYDSSRIYISLAAARRFVGLQPAQASAIEARVKAPQRLQEASQAVQKTLGSGYYVNDLIRMNRTFFSALRFEKLGMSIAIGLIVLVAALNIISILILMVMEKMRDIGVLLAMGATSQGIRRIFLMQGLIIAALGTGAGIVLGILLAWILDRYRLIALPVDVYFIPYVPFHIRPLDVVTVAVATVGVSFLATLYPSWRAARLDPSEALRYE
- a CDS encoding ABC transporter ATP-binding protein; the encoded protein is MSSPAGEPILRCADLWKSFGPEGRRVEVLRGLDLEVRRGEMVAVLGESGTGKTTLLHLIGGIDRPDRGSILFRGRDVAAAGAHERAVYRNRDLGFVFQFHHLLPEFSAVENAMMPLLIRGEERRRARQRALALLQELGLLDSADRRPTELSGGEQQRVAVARAIVGGPALLLADEPTGNLDERNAEAVFALLFDLHRRRGMTTLFVTHSARLASKCSRVLRMEHGSLTDPAGSRYNVQAGTTQVPR
- a CDS encoding ATP-dependent Clp protease ATP-binding subunit — encoded protein: MFEKYTEKAKKVLFLARYEASQMGSKVIGSEHLLLGLIKEGDDLVRDLFGRSGVNLELLRAELEARGPSGEKQAAPIEIPFSEETKKILACAEEEAERLLHPYVSDEHILLGLLRVEDSAAGRILAEKGMRLYALREDTVAVWKQRALPKKVKETPFLNEFARDLSEMAARQVFDPLIGRENELQRMIQVLSRRRKNSIVLLGEPGVGKTALVEGLAQRIAEGSVPVSLSRKRILALDLCLIVAGTKYRGQFEERLKGIISEIIGNEDIIIFIDEIHSLIGAGSAEGSLDAASIIKPALSRGEVQCIGATTPKDYHRYIEKDRALVRRFQPIRLHPPTEDETLLILSGVKERYEKFHQVRYTEEGLRAAVSLSNRYITDRFLPDKAIDVIDEAGARVKLRRRMNYREIRDLERDIERAVSSMKNYLFRKDFEKAVKQHDEEILLRKKYDEFKVREEEERRAVLEVTQEDIEEVISKWTGIPISSVKKEEAERLIRMEEFLHRRIVGQDEAISALARATRRQRAGLKNPLRPVGSFIFLGPTGVGKTEVAKGIAEFLFGDEKSLVRFDMSEYMEKHAIAKMIGSPPGYVGYEEGGQLTERVKRRPYSVILLDEIEKAHPDVLNVLLQVLEDGQITDAFGDTIDFKNGLVVMTSNIGSQLIQKGRSMGFRSPDDRQRDYRERRDLVLKEVKTVLNPEFINRVDEIIVFDALSDDDLLAIARLMISQLNASLADRGVRLTLTDEAYRWLIDKTCSDRSYGARPLRRAIQKNIEDALSESLILGKFPENGEIEIFVDQERLAFREPIEIAR